In Reichenbachiella agarivorans, one genomic interval encodes:
- a CDS encoding sodium/proline symporter gives MIIVFGALLLLFAGIGVSSSLRKQNNTKDYLLAGQDVQPWLVALSAVATNNSGYMFIGMIGYTYVAGLESIWLMVGWIIGDFVGSMLVYGKLRDLSAKYGILSFGSLIAYHDGKVIKSIRLLSGLISFVFLSTYAAAQFSAGGKALAATLHWDQSVGIVAGAILVVVYCFSGGIRASIWTDAAQSIVMFIAMGTLLYYAIDDMGGLNETLVRLKSVEVGYMSLFKPELSLSASILIAVGWLFAGFGVVGQPHIMVRYMTLDHPKNIRKVRVYYYSWFTGFYALAIGVGLLSRIVLSDKGSFDPELALPLMSMHLLPDYLVGVMLAGIFAATISTADSLIISCTSSLSNDIFPQFKHNYRVSKIFTILITLFAVGISLLGNKSVFEIVIYAWAVLGTVFGPVITLRMLHKKVDANTTLAMMISAAVVTLGWNFLGWSSIVYEMMPGILTGFLVYFAMRRR, from the coding sequence ATGATTATAGTATTTGGAGCTTTGCTGCTTCTTTTTGCTGGTATCGGCGTCTCATCCTCTCTTCGCAAACAAAATAACACCAAAGACTATCTCCTCGCTGGTCAAGATGTGCAGCCATGGTTGGTAGCGCTCTCCGCAGTAGCCACCAACAACAGCGGCTACATGTTTATCGGGATGATTGGCTATACCTATGTGGCGGGTTTGGAATCCATCTGGCTTATGGTGGGCTGGATCATTGGTGATTTTGTGGGATCGATGTTGGTGTATGGCAAGCTCCGCGATTTGAGTGCTAAATATGGGATTCTCAGTTTTGGGAGTCTGATTGCCTATCATGATGGCAAAGTCATCAAAAGCATTCGTTTGTTGAGTGGGTTAATCAGCTTTGTGTTTTTGAGCACCTATGCAGCGGCACAATTCAGTGCTGGAGGAAAGGCTCTGGCAGCTACACTCCATTGGGATCAGTCTGTAGGGATAGTAGCAGGCGCGATTTTGGTAGTAGTTTATTGTTTTTCGGGAGGGATTAGGGCTTCTATTTGGACGGATGCTGCTCAGTCAATCGTCATGTTTATTGCGATGGGTACATTGTTGTATTATGCGATAGATGATATGGGAGGATTGAACGAGACCCTAGTCAGATTGAAAAGTGTAGAGGTTGGATACATGAGTCTGTTCAAACCAGAACTGTCCTTGTCAGCTTCCATACTCATTGCCGTTGGTTGGCTCTTTGCAGGATTTGGAGTAGTGGGTCAGCCACATATCATGGTCAGATACATGACTTTAGATCATCCCAAAAACATCCGAAAAGTCAGGGTGTATTATTACAGCTGGTTTACGGGCTTTTATGCTTTGGCGATCGGAGTAGGTTTGCTGTCCAGAATCGTGTTGTCAGACAAGGGAAGTTTTGATCCAGAGTTGGCCTTGCCGCTCATGTCAATGCATTTGTTGCCTGATTATCTAGTTGGTGTGATGCTGGCAGGGATATTTGCTGCTACGATATCCACAGCCGATTCATTGATCATCAGTTGCACTTCGTCTCTCTCCAATGACATTTTTCCACAATTCAAGCACAACTACCGCGTGAGCAAGATTTTCACGATTTTGATCACTTTGTTTGCGGTAGGGATTTCCCTTTTAGGAAACAAAAGTGTGTTTGAGATAGTGATTTATGCTTGGGCGGTGTTGGGGACAGTATTTGGACCAGTGATCACGCTGAGGATGCTGCACAAAAAAGTAGATGCCAATACGACCTTGGCGATGATGATTTCTGCAGCAGTAGTGACACTGGGTTGGAATTTTCTAGGCTGGTCCTCGATCGTCTACGAAATGATGCCCGGTATCCTTACAGGATTTTTGGTGTATTTTGCGATGCGCAGGCGCTAA
- a CDS encoding DEAD/DEAH box helicase — MTFESLGLSDKILEAVTKKGYTTPSPIQEKAIPVILERKDVLASAQTGTGKTAGFTLPLLQILNQGQTLRNRPVRALILTPTRELAAQVYENVREYSQFTDLKSTVIFGGVNAGPQIKDLKRGVDILVATPGRLLDLINQKVMTLDKVEIMVLDEADRMLDMGFSRDINRIIQLLPTRRQNLLFSATFSKEIKKLANGLLNHPVTVEATPENTTAEKVFQRAFRVDQKQKPYLTIQLIEEGDWSQVLIFTRTKHKANKLSEQLEKKGITSAAIHGNKSQAARTKALDGFKKGKIRVLVATDIAARGLDIPLLPHVINFELPNVPEDYVHRIGRTGRAGAKGEAISLVSVDEIEYQQGIEKLLGQKLRTEVMKGFEPTETEPTKSESKSKSKGGFRHSSHGGSNGAKQGGGNSSNSSKKPFRRRRTSNY, encoded by the coding sequence ATGACATTCGAATCACTAGGCCTATCTGATAAGATATTAGAGGCCGTTACAAAAAAGGGTTATACAACCCCATCTCCTATTCAGGAAAAAGCAATTCCAGTAATATTAGAAAGAAAAGACGTACTAGCCTCCGCGCAGACAGGTACAGGAAAAACAGCAGGCTTTACTTTGCCTTTGCTTCAAATCCTAAACCAAGGTCAAACACTGAGAAACAGACCCGTCCGAGCATTGATACTCACACCAACCAGAGAGTTGGCCGCTCAAGTATATGAAAACGTAAGAGAATACAGCCAGTTTACCGACTTGAAATCTACGGTGATTTTTGGTGGTGTAAATGCCGGTCCTCAAATCAAAGATTTGAAACGTGGTGTGGATATCCTGGTAGCCACTCCAGGTAGATTGCTAGATCTCATCAATCAAAAGGTCATGACCCTCGACAAAGTAGAGATCATGGTTCTTGATGAAGCAGATCGTATGCTTGACATGGGTTTCTCTAGAGACATAAACAGAATCATCCAGCTGCTCCCAACACGCAGACAAAACTTGCTGTTCTCAGCTACGTTCTCCAAGGAAATCAAAAAATTGGCCAATGGCCTGTTGAATCATCCTGTCACGGTGGAAGCAACTCCCGAAAATACCACTGCAGAAAAAGTATTTCAAAGAGCGTTCAGAGTTGATCAAAAACAAAAACCCTATTTGACCATCCAATTGATCGAAGAGGGTGATTGGAGTCAAGTCTTGATTTTTACCAGAACCAAACACAAGGCTAACAAGCTAAGTGAGCAATTGGAGAAAAAGGGTATTACCTCTGCGGCGATTCATGGCAACAAGAGTCAAGCTGCGAGAACCAAAGCATTGGATGGTTTCAAAAAAGGAAAAATCAGAGTTTTGGTTGCGACTGACATTGCTGCACGTGGGTTGGATATTCCATTGCTACCTCATGTAATTAACTTTGAGTTGCCCAACGTGCCAGAAGATTATGTACACAGAATCGGCAGAACGGGTCGTGCAGGTGCCAAAGGCGAAGCAATCTCTCTGGTCAGTGTGGATGAAATCGAATACCAACAAGGCATCGAAAAACTCCTCGGACAAAAATTGCGCACAGAGGTCATGAAAGGATTTGAGCCCACGGAAACTGAGCCCACCAAAAGCGAAAGCAAATCTAAATCAAAAGGTGGTTTTCGCCACTCAAGCCACGGCGGAAGCAATGGTGCCAAACAAGGCGGAGGAAATAGCAGCAACAG
- a CDS encoding TRAP transporter substrate-binding protein, translated as MSDQNRRKFIKVGGLALAAGVTGALSACSHEKTAIETPNINFNKNYQWKMVTTWPPNFPVLGEGCKLMAKWVEQMSGGRLKIEVYGGGELIPSLECFDAVSHGAIEMMSGSGYYWTGKIPAATLFSSVPFGVSAQQMNTWILNAGGLKLWEEIYEPFNLIPLPGGNTGQQAGGWYNKEINTIEDFKGLKIRMPGLGGKVINKVGGNSVLVAGAELFTNLERGVIDATEWIGPYHDYMMGFHRVAKHYYFPGWHEPGTVLEMAMNKDKFKELPLDLQEILISANLRLNQWMLSEFDAKNAIYLQKMIDEKVDIRAFSSEILDTLRKASEEVMSELISSDPQSKKIYEHFLAFRKKAELWKKVSVGKV; from the coding sequence ATGTCGGATCAAAATAGAAGAAAGTTCATCAAGGTAGGGGGCTTGGCGTTGGCGGCTGGGGTCACGGGTGCTTTGTCGGCGTGTAGTCATGAAAAGACTGCCATCGAAACCCCCAACATCAATTTTAACAAAAACTACCAATGGAAAATGGTCACCACTTGGCCGCCCAACTTTCCGGTATTGGGGGAAGGTTGCAAACTCATGGCCAAATGGGTCGAACAGATGAGTGGCGGTCGGTTGAAAATTGAGGTATATGGAGGAGGAGAACTGATTCCGTCACTAGAATGTTTTGATGCGGTAAGTCATGGTGCGATCGAAATGATGAGCGGGTCTGGTTATTACTGGACGGGAAAGATTCCTGCGGCTACTTTGTTTTCTTCCGTTCCTTTTGGAGTCTCTGCGCAGCAAATGAATACGTGGATACTCAATGCGGGAGGCCTAAAACTGTGGGAAGAAATCTATGAACCCTTCAACCTGATACCGCTCCCTGGAGGCAACACAGGACAGCAGGCAGGCGGTTGGTACAACAAAGAAATCAACACCATCGAAGATTTTAAAGGATTAAAAATCCGTATGCCGGGATTGGGTGGCAAGGTCATCAATAAGGTCGGTGGCAACTCGGTACTTGTCGCAGGTGCAGAGCTATTTACCAACCTTGAGCGTGGAGTGATTGACGCTACCGAATGGATTGGACCCTATCACGATTACATGATGGGGTTTCACCGAGTTGCGAAGCATTATTATTTTCCGGGATGGCATGAGCCAGGTACTGTGCTAGAGATGGCAATGAACAAAGACAAGTTCAAGGAGTTACCATTGGATTTGCAAGAGATCTTGATTTCGGCCAACCTGCGCCTCAATCAATGGATGCTCTCTGAATTCGATGCTAAAAACGCCATTTATCTACAAAAAATGATTGATGAGAAAGTCGATATTCGCGCCTTTTCTTCAGAAATATTGGACACCCTGCGAAAAGCATCAGAAGAAGTCATGTCTGAGTTGATTAGCAGCGATCCACAGAGTAAAAAAATCTATGAGCACTTTTTAGCTTTTAGGAAGAAAGCAGAGCTCTGGAAAAAAGTCAGCGTGGGGAAAGTATGA